From the Purpureocillium takamizusanense chromosome 6, complete sequence genome, one window contains:
- a CDS encoding uncharacterized protein (COG:S~EggNog:ENOG503NYP8~TransMembrane:2 (i454-472o1966-1985i)): MARDNAEPAPSHAEASAETPVAEEAAVPDEPEKKEEEDWSFGLSKKDKKKKKKTKALELAADESSPSSEADASREGDTGKEPVDDFWSAPVSKKDKKKKRKSTLAMESDTPDGNSAPTEDNTESQPHPDVEAVADNTVDNSAAAARDLDQAPAMKEELADAASIDRVAPIAEEPTQDTVLERSHVKEWPAEPESLPIEQDPGESRSEESMPEPNPDDEWSVPVATKKGKKGKKGRKSQVDVLPCHESTADTSKLPITEPAPKPEEDAAAPADAASDTAPLSAGEPVAVPQTEDTEMGESSVTPVKDTEMPDATREVEGLFTHEVVIPDADAAVPDTPEHEADTAKPDDEPVSETQPSEDAAAEDAWDTMPQRKLSKKDKKKKRQESLMEEPAEPSTNAPKEDPAPVSQHPEEPVSAALDDRQTSPAFAEGISAEPEEWLPTKKSKKDKKKAQKLAAAAAIGAAAGVAAAGLATEDSTDTPTDEAREVKPTEESSSQPAFGSWADEMDDVAPIDQPEHSQEPQPTPDVEDDGPGFQLTRKKSKKGKNRGRESLGPAEPNSEAVPTSEAEQQPGPAAAGDQRLETGGELSRGVDNVEPQTTLRDFEPAAPAEAEDEWAMPVKKKGKKGKKAKGSGTLTPANEPELVGMPDVAAPEQASEDVPIPEPEDLSEAAVPETTLPPSPVPEPSQPAQEADDWAFTTKKGKKGKKGRKGSGIATPANEPELPTDSLPIEVAQEATEQAASDTPLPSDHQVVEALEPEVEQVALAPSPPEDRAVEHDVLMPDQSIEPELPREEAAVAAVADASEPPVQMQAEEATADDAWAFPVKKNGKKGKKSKSTSGSMTPVTALDDQATVVDDSIADKDLALPSHETANAEESTPIDVPVEAEASRAIQEPTPPIEAEDEWAMPPKKKKGKGKKNKGILLSAFEEPTTASEETVQTETPTVDDSQAVSSAAIDFEQAKPAALDWQPEPEQMTADDLMDVDARGEPSEPAQDRRPEQTTTEPAPAPVEASPEDTWAVPGRKKSKKDKKRKSSQVMVLDALHDDAPAQEELPQEHAEEARMVEGDSGDQPASDDWFDDFSVPKSQVSVAKSKKKKGKKGNEIAPVLAAPAREPAAMEETSEKDPMPIDQLTQDVAEDMAGGTADDEATVSGANTFDDVWESDPRLPGISARSQDMSAFGGDDAPTQGKPSEESSRDLPTTPTKEDSRARSSSSGGDAAAAAGALSGGVALLAQRFGGSNKKKKKGKGSKIVDKRHQREDDLFDDPALWEGADKKSLQADKGAIMGDSVAAGDLDMGEPSKVKEVPITTMSGSFTESESGWKETARQGARLDDEFAGSPILGREEASTTSEHHVGLLRRGSEVEEPVGGLLKEREEEEARLGSLSPAVSEFRRSPARALPAVEEVPEAEDEATKLSWPTPEMNRDSGFAAESPNPTRRRSNLFGDEETQQRDSGVHTGDWAEEGIPRAMPRTPEPSQDKKPRHSPYGTPVLVRDDTPVLRGPEGYAVATPEPEKRLRRTTQKKSYGELGGGEEARGGRWHESLDADKDKDKERSVSDGAAMAMAAAAGPRAEPRRSASNTSLSLSRHRTPEPLHLRPESPGIITRATSTTPTPTPPPLRRIDKRMSGDLRALRQQSSSSNLAGGSRSSTPATAAHAAAAALGAAAVGTVAAAASSSKLRRDQSSPSPPPAPVANESRVRSSSNRDGDKDMADVFDGYGEGRIGSPRSPTRPHSMRRRQSMQVLELESRVQQLLDENRALTDARAHAEQNLSQRAASVLSDRDAEIEKLKQNLQFLQNEVTRLTEVNDGLASANAELASKDNGARYADLEVRHATVSRELDEARGAHTGFDESLQAKDAEIADLRAQLEAAKQQIRDMQRKILDSKAADAHFLDIKDEDYFDNRCQQLCSHVQQWVLRFSKFSDMRACRLTSEINDEKTIDRLDNAVLDGSDVDTYLNDRVKRRDIFMSMTMNMIWEFVFTRYLFGMDREQRQKLKSLEKLLLDVGPSEAVRQWRAVTLTLLSRRENFKAQRDLDTEAVVQAVFQTLCKILPPPSNLEDQIQSQLRRVMREAVDLSVEMRTQRAEYMMLPPLQPEYDADGELAATVQFDASMMNERSGKMAETNEELEARGAIVRIVLFPLVVKRGDDAGVGEDKIVVCPAQVLIARDKNKRHLTPSSDAGGASLGAPSRVSVVTEHMGTEAEYMEGGI; the protein is encoded by the coding sequence ATGGCCAGGGACAACGCTGAGCCTGCGCCCTCCCATGCAGAAGCTTCTGCCGAGACCCCTGTCGCAGAGGAGGCTGCAGTCCCGGACGAGCCCGAAAaaaaggaagaggaggactGGAGCTTTGGTCTTTCGAAAAAGGAtaagaaaaagaagaagaagaccaAGGCTCTGGAGCTCGCAGCTGATGAAAGCTCGCCTTCTTCTGAGGCCGATGCCTCCCGGGAGGGGGACACTGGCAAGGAGCCCGTGGATGACTTCTGGAGCGCTCCTGTTTCGAAGAAGGacaaaaagaagaagagaaagtCCACTCTTGCCATGGAGAGCGATACGCCCGATGGCAACTCCGCCCCGACAGAAGACAACACGGAGTCTCAGCCCCACCCGGACGTCGAGGCTGTGGCCGATAACACCGTCGACAATTCTGCAGCTGCGGCCCGCGATCTTGACCAAGCCCCGGCCATGAAAGAAGAgcttgccgatgccgctTCCATCGACCGTGTTGCACCCATCGCGGAAGAACCTACCCAGGACACTGTGCTCGAGCGCAGCCATGTTAAGGAGTGGCCCGCCGAGCCTGAGTCTCTGCCAATAGAGCAGGATCCCGGCGAGTCCAGATCTGAGGAGAGTATGCCTGAACCCAATCCGGACGACGAGTGGTCTGTTCCAGTTGCCACtaagaagggcaagaaagGCAAAAAGGGCCGCAAAAGTCAAGTCGACGTTCTCCCTTGTCATGAGTCCACGGCCGACACTTCGAAATTGCCAATCACCGAGCCCGCCCCGAagccggaggaggatgcTGCGGCtcctgctgatgctgcgTCTGACACTGCACCCCTTTCCGCTGGAGAGCCTGTGGCTGTTCCTCAGACAGAAGACACAGAGATGGGTGAATCTTCTGTCACGCCTGTCAAGGACACTGAAATGCCGGACGCCACACGAGAGGTCGAGGGCCTGTTTACTCACGAAGTTGTCATCCCCGATGCAGATGCCGCAGTCCCAGACACTCCTGAGCACGAGGCAGACACTGCCAAGCCTGATGACGAGCCTGTATCGGAAACACAGCCCTCGGAAGACGCTGCGGCGGAAGACGCTTGGGACACGATGCCTCAACGCAAGCTTTCCAAAAAGgataagaagaagaagaggcaaGAAAGTCTGATGGAGGAGCCCGCGGAGCCTAGCACAAATGCACCCAAAGAAGACCCTGCACCTGTATCGCAGCATCCGGAGGAGCCTGTATccgctgccctcgacgacagACAGACCTCGCCAGCATTTGCCGAGGGAATCTCGGCGGAACCAGAGGAGTGGCTGCCAACCAAGAAGTCGAAGaaagacaagaagaaggcccaAAAactggctgccgccgctgccatcggagccgccgcgggagTAGCAGCTGCTGGCCTCGCCACAGAGGATTCTACAGACAcgccgacggacgaggcACGGGAAGTGAAGCCCACTGAAGAGTCGTCGTCTCAACCAGCTTTTGGCTCGTGGGCCGATGAGATGGACGACGTCGCGCCAATTGACCAGCCCGAACACTCTCAAGAACCGCAGCCTACGCCAGACGTCGAAGACGATGGCCCTGGATTTCAATTGACAAGGAAAAAATCCAAGAAAGGCAAGAACAGGGGCAGAGAAAGTCTCGGCCCCGCCGAGCCCAATTCCGAGGCCGTCCCAACCTCCGAAGCGGAGCAACAACCCGGCCCTGCAGCCGCAGGGGACCAACGCTTGGAGACTGGCGGTGAGTTGAGCCGCGGGGTTGACAACGTCGAGCCTCAAACAACTTTGCGAGATTTCGAGCCCGCTGCGCCTGCTGAAGCGGAAGACGAATGGGCCATGCCtgtcaagaagaagggcaagaagggcaaaAAGGCCAAGGGGAGCGGCACACTCACGCCGGCAAACGAGCCGGAACTCGTGGGGATGCCAGATgtcgccgcgccggagcAAGCTTCTGAAGATGTGCCCATTCCTGAGCCCGAAGATctgagcgaggcggcggtaccAGAGACAACGTTACCGCCGTCGCCTGTTCCTGAACCATCCCAGCCTGCCCAGGAAGCCGATGACTGGGCCTTTACGacgaagaagggcaagaaagGGAAGAAGGGCCGAAAGGGCAGCGGGATCGCGACGCCTGCCAATGAGCCAGAATTGCCTACAGATTCGCTGCCCATTGAGGTAGCTCAGGAGGCCACTGAGCAGGCCGCTTCGGACACGCCTCTCCCGTCAGATCATCAGGTCGTCGAAGCTCTGGAACCCGAAGTTGAACAGGTGGCCCTTGCACCTTCGCCGCCGGAAGATCGCGCCGTTGAACACGATGTCCTCATGCCCGACCAGTCAATCGAGCCAGAGCTCCCTCGAGAAgaggctgctgtcgctgctgttgcggATGCCTCTGAGCCTCCGGTGCAAatgcaggccgaggaggccacAGCTGACGATGCGTGGGCTTTTCCAGTCAAGAAGAATGGcaagaaggggaagaagagcaagTCCACCAGCGGTTCCATGACTCCAGTCACTGCCTTGGACGACCAGGcaaccgtcgtcgacgattCTATCGCGGACAAGGATCTCGCCCTTCCTAGTCACGAGACGGCAAATGCAGAGGAGAGCACGCCCATCGATGTACCTgtggaggccgaggcgtcgcgaGCCATCCAAGAGCCTACTCCTCCCATCGAGGCAGAGGACGAGTGGGCAATGCCAccaaagaagaagaagggcaagggaAAGAAGAACAAGGGTATTCTCTTGTCCGCCTTTGAGGAGCCTACCACGGCGTCAGAGGAGACGGTCCAGACTGAGACGCCAACCGTGGACGACAGCCAAGCCGTTTCATCCGCAGCCATCGACTTCGAGCAGGCGAAGCCTGCCGCACTGGACTGGCAACCGGAACCTGAGCAGATGACTGCAGACGACCTCATGGATGTGGATGCCCGTGGAGAGCCGTCTGAGCCTGCACAAGATCGGCGGCCCGAGCAGACCACTACCgagcctgcgccggcgcccgtcgaGGCTAGCCCCGAAGATACATGGGCGGTGCCCGGACGGAAAAAGTCCAAGAAAGACAAGAAGCGAAAGTCGAGCCAAGTCATGGTGCTGGATGCTCTACACGACGATGCTCCTGCCCAGGAGGAGCTTCCCCAGGAACATGCTGAGGAAGCACGCATGGTTGAGGGGGATTCTGGCGATCAACCAGCCTCCGATGATTGGTTCGACGACTTCTCTGTCCCGAAATCGCAGGTCTCGGTGGCGAAgtcgaagaagaagaagggcaagaagggtAACGAGATCGCGCCCGTGCTCGCAGCCCCGGCCAGAGAGCCCGCAGCAATGGAAGAGACGTCCGAAAAGGACCCGATGCCGATTGACCAGCTCACCCAAGATGTCGCGGAGGACATGGCTGGTGGTAcggctgacgacgaggctaCGGTGTCTGGGGCAAACACCTTTGACGATGTGTGGGAGAGCGATCCTAGGCTACCTGGTATCTCGGCGCGAAGTCAGGACATGAGCGCgttcggcggcgatgatgccccAACTCAAGGCAAACCGAGCGAGGAGTCTTCACGGGATCTGCCAACTACGCCTACGAAGGAGGACTCGCGCGCACGATCAAGCTCAAGCGGCGGGGacgcggctgccgccgccggtgccctTTCCGGCGGAGTGGCCCTCTTGGCACAGAGATTCGGAGGCAGCAacaagaaaaagaagaagggcaagggcagcaAGATTGTGGACAAGCGACATCAGCGAGAGGACGACCTTTTCGATGACCCAGCACTATGGGAGGGCGCAGACAAGAAGAGCTTACAGGCGGACAAGGGGGCGATCATGGGAGACTCAGTCGCGGCAGGCGATCTGGATATGGGGGAGCCGagcaaggtcaaggaggtTCCCATCACTACGATGAGTGGGAGCTTCACGGAGTCGGAGAGTGGCTGGAAGGAGACTGCGCGCCAAGGCGCTCGTCTTGATGATGAGTTCGCGGGGAGCCCAATTCTTGGGCGAGAGGAGGCGAGCACAACAAGCGAGCACCACGTTGGGCTGTTGCGACGGGGAtccgaggtggaggagccgGTAGGGGGCTTGCTGAaggagcgggaggaggaagaggcgagGCTGGGAAGTCTGTCGCCAGCGGTGAGCGAGTTTCGGCGATCGCCGGCACGCGCGTTGCCTGCGGTCGAAGAGGTGCCCGAggccgaagacgaggcgacCAAGCTcagctggccgacgcccgAGATGAATCGCGACAGCGGCTTCGCGGCGGAGTCGCCCAAcccgacgagacggcggagCAACCTgtttggcgacgaggagacgcagcagcgggaCAGCGGAGTGCACACGGGAGACtgggccgaggagggcataCCGCGTGCGATGCCGCGCACGCCAGAGCCATCACAAGACAAGAAGCCGCGACACTCGCCGTACGGGACCCCGGTGCTGGTTCGAGACGACACGCCGGTGCTTCGGGGGCCGGAGGGATACgcggtggcgacgccggagccggaAAAGAGGCTGCGGAGGACGACGCAGAAGAAGAGCTACGGCGAGCtggggggaggagaagaagctcgggGGGGCAGATGGCACGAGTCGCTGGACGCGGACAAAGACAAAGACAAGGAACGCAGCgtcagcgacggcgcggccatggccatggcggcagcggcggggcctCGGGCCGAACCGCGCCGGTCCGCGTCCAACACCAGCCTCAGCCTCTCGCGCCACAGGACGCCTGAGCCGCTGCACTTGCGGCCTGAGAGCCCAGGCATCATCACCCGGGCGACAAGCACCACACcaacccccacccccccgccgctccgccgcATCGACAAGCGCATGAGCGGTGACCTGCGGGCGCTCCGACAACAAAGCAGCTCCAGCAACCTTGCtggcggcagccgcagctccaccccagccaccgccgcccatgccgccgctgcagcattgggagccgccgccgttggaaccgtcgctgctgctgcttcctcATCAAAGCTTCGCCGGGAccagtcgtcgccgtcgccaccaccggcccccgtcgccaaTGAGAGCCGTgtccgctcctcctccaacagggacggcgacaaggacatggccgacgtTTTCGACGGCTacggcgagggccgcatCGGCTCGCCGCGGTCGCCCACCCGGCCGCACagcatgcgccgccgccagagcaTGCAGGTTCTCGAGCTCGAGTCCcgcgtccagcagctcctcgacgagaacCGCGCTCTGACCGACGCCCGCGCTCACGCCGAGCAGAACCTcagccagcgcgccgccagcgtcctCTCGGACCGTGACGCCGAgatcgagaagctcaagcaGAACCTGCAGTTCCTCCAAAACGAAGTGACGCGCCTCACCGAGGTCAACGACGGGCTCGCCAGCGCaaacgccgagctcgcctcCAAGGATAACGGCGCCCGCtacgccgacctcgaggtccGCCACGCTACCGTCTCGCGCGAGTTGGACGAGGCCCGCGGTGCCCACACCGGCTTCGACGAGTCCCTccaggccaaggacgccgagattgccgacctgcgcgcccagctcgaggcggccaagcagcagaTCCGCGACATGCAGCGAAAGATACTCGACTCCAAGGCTGCCGATGCCCACTTCCTCGacatcaaggacgaggactACTTTGACAACCGCTGCCAGCAACTCTGCTCCCACGTCCAGCAGTGGGTCCTGCGCTTTTCCAAGTTCTCCGACATGCGCGCCTGTCGTCTCACGAGCGAGATcaacgacgagaagacgaTTGACCGTCTCGACAACGCCGTTCTCGACGGCTCGGATGTCGACACCTACCTCAATGACCGCGTCAAGCGTCGCGACATCTTCATGTCCATGACGATGAACATGATTTGGGAGTTTGTCTTTACGCGATACCTGTTCGGCATGGATCGCGAGCAGCGACAGAAGCTCAAGTcgctcgagaagctcctccTAGATGTCGGCCCTTCTGAGGCCGTCCGGCAGTGGCGTGCCGTCACCCTGACCTTGCTGTCGAGGCGCGAAAACTTCAAGGCTCAGCGGGACCTCGACACCGAGGCCGTCGTTCAGGCTGTCTTCCAGACGCTGTGCAAGATTCTACCCCCGCCCAGCAATCTGGAGGACCAGATCCAGTCGCAACTGCGGCGCGTCATGCGCGAGGCGGTCGATCTGTCCGTCGAGATGCGCACGCAGCGGGCCGAGTacatgatgctgccgcccctgCAGCCCGAGTACGACGCtgacggcgagctggccgccacgGTCCAGTTCGACGCGTCCATGATGAACGAGCGGAGCGGCAAGATGGCCGAGACcaacgaggagctcgaggcgcgcggcgccatcgtccgCATTGTGCTCTtcccgctcgtcgtcaagcggggcgacgacgctggcgtcggcgaggacaagaTCGTCGTCTGCCCGGCCCAGGTGCTCATCGCCCGCGACAAGAACAAGCGGCATCTCACGCCATCGagcgacgcaggcggcgcctCCCTCGGGGCACCCAGCCGCGTTAGCGTCGTGACTGAGCACATGGGCACCGAGGCGGAATACATGGAGGGCGGTATCTAG